The following are from one region of the Pygocentrus nattereri isolate fPygNat1 chromosome 20, fPygNat1.pri, whole genome shotgun sequence genome:
- the psat1 gene encoding phosphoserine aminotransferase: protein MEKKNTINFGAGPAKLPPSVLLQAQNELLDYSGIGISVLEMSHRSADFSKIVNTTENLLRELLNIPENYKVLFLQGGGTGQFSAVPLNLIGLKEDRCADYVVTGAWSAKAAKEAEKYGKVNVVHAKLDKYTNIPDKSSWSLNPSASYVYYCCNETVHGVEFNFIPDTKEAVLVSDMSSNFLSRPVDVSKFGLIFAGAQKNIGCAGVTVVIVREDLLGKALKECPIVLDYQVQAGNNSLYNTPPCFSIYIMKLVLEWIKNNGGTEAMENLSQKKSSLIYDVISSSNGFYSCPVDVDCRSRMNIPFRVGKREGDEALEKLFLDKASKLGMISLKGHRSVGGIRASLYNAVTLEDTEVLAAYMKEFLKEHQPSELKN, encoded by the exons GTTTTACTCCAAGCACAGAATGAGCTGTTGGATTACAGTGGCATTGGAATTAGTGTTCTTG AAATGAGCCACAGGTCAGCAGATTTCAGCAAGATTGTAAACACCACAGAAAATCTTCTCCGTGAACTTCT AAACATACCTGAAAACTACAAGGTATTGTTTCTTCAAGGCGGTGGAACAGGGCAGTTCAGCGCTGTTCctctgaatctgattggtctGAAGGAGGACAGATGTGCGGATTATGTCGTGACTGGAGCTTGGTCTGCAAAGGCTGCCAAAGAGGCAGAGAAGTATGGCAAAGTGAATGTGGTTCATGCAAAACTGGACAAATACACCA ATATCCCAGATAAAAGCAGTTGGTCACTGAATCCTTCAGCATCCTATGTTTACTACTGCTGCAATGAAACAGTCCATGGTGTCGAGTTTAACTTTATTCCGGATACCAAGGAAGCAGTTCTTGTCAGCGACATGTCGTCAAATTTCCTGTCCCGCCCAGTGGATGTTTCAAAG TTTGGGCTCATATTTGCAGGCGCACAGAAGAACATAGGATGTGCTGGAGTCACTGTTGTCATCGTGAGGGAGGATCTGTTGGGTAAAGCCCTGAAGGAGTGCCCTATTGTACTGGATTACCAAGTGCAAGCTGGAAATAACTCCCTCTACAACACGCCCCCTTGCTTCAG CATCTACATCATGAAGCTGGTTCTGGAATGGATCAAGAATAATGGAGGCACAGAAGCCATGGAGAACCTGAGTCAGAAGAAGTCATCTTTGATTTATGATGTCATCAGCAGCTCCAATGGATTTTACTC ATGCCCTGTTGATGTGGATTGCCGTAGCCGCATGAACATTCCATTCCGCGTTGGAAAAAGGGAGGGAGATGAAGCCCTGGAGAAGCTGTTTCTGGATAAGGCTTCCAAACTTGGAATGATTTCGTTAAAAGGACACAG ATCTGTTGGTGGGATACGAGCTTCTCTGTACAACGCAGTAACTTTAGAAGACACTGAAGTTCTTGCTGCCTATATGAAGGAGTTCCTAAAGGAGCATCAGCCCAGTGAACTGAAGAACTAG